From a single Hevea brasiliensis isolate MT/VB/25A 57/8 unplaced genomic scaffold, ASM3005281v1 Scaf1, whole genome shotgun sequence genomic region:
- the LOC110635471 gene encoding putative pentatricopeptide repeat-containing protein At3g23330, translating to MSNIFSFHISQTLDSVIQFLDHSCQTKNAIAIKKLHARLLRTGLLFFSLNIHCKLIFTYTTCLHKNNLQALSNCCKFLIPVNPLPFNILLSNFCRSGFPLLALKTCSLMHVNSVSLDTYALCSSLTASSSMENVNFGKQIHAHVTKSGWLSSVFVGSALIDLYAKSSFVSHAAMVFEEIPVKNTVCANALLSGYVEAKLWDQGIKLIRNMPLLSLDYDHFTLSAMLRTCTGLSAIEFGRQVHGYLNRKINDLGNDVFLQSSLIEMYGKCGFVGNALQVFNLAGYRLGGKRNRDIVLWTSMLGVYGRNGHFNEVIGLFKEMLKEGIIPDEVAYVTVISACGHTGQVQLGIEYFKSMSLDFNLNPGTEHYGSVIDLLCRAGELGKAWKLMNEMITKGHENPSISMWGALLSACEEHGNIEMGKLAAQEALNLEPQNVGIYVMLSNLYARFGMWDEISQLREIMKERGLKKDVGRSWIEVTS from the coding sequence ATGTCCAATATTTTCAGTTTCCATATCAGCCAAACCCTTGATTCTGTTATTCAATTCTTAGATCATTCATGTCAAACTAAGAATGCCATAGCCATTAAGAAGCTCCATGCTCGCCTGCTCAGGACAGGCTTACTCTTTTTCTCACTTAATATTCACTGTAAACTCATTTTCACCTACACCACATGCCTCCACAAAAACAACCTCCAAGCCTTAAGCAATTGCTGCAAATTCCTAATCCCTGTAAACCCATTACCCTTCAATATACTACTTTCTAATTTCTGCCGAAGTGGGTTCCCTTTATTAGCACTAAAAACCTGCTCTCTCATGCATGTAAACAGTGTTTCTTTAGATACTTATGCTTTGTGTAGTTCCTTAACAGCTTCATCTTCTATGGAAAATGTGAACTTTGGTAAGCAGATACATGCCCATGTGACGAAATCAGGTTGGTTATCTAGTGTGTTTGTGGGCAGTGCATTGATCGACCTATATGCAAAATCTTCTTTTGTTAGTCATGCCGCAATGGTGTTTGAAGAAATTCCAGTGAAGAACACAGTTTGTGCAAATGCTCTTTTATCAGGGTATGTTGAAGCTAAATTGTGGGATCAGGGAATTAAATTGATAAGAAATATGCCCCTTTTGAGTTTGGATTATGATCATTTCACATTATCAGCAATGCTGCGGACATGCACGGGGCTTTCTGCTATTGAATTCGGAAGACAAGTGCATGGCTATTTAAACCGTAAAATTAATGATTTGGGAAATGATGTTTTTTTGCAGAGTTCACTGATTGAAATGTATGGCAAGTGTGGTTTTGTAGGGAACGCTTTGCAGGTCTTCAACTTGGCAGGATATAGATTGGGTGGAAAGAGAAATAGGGATATTGTTTTGTGGACTTCAATGCTAGGTGTATATGGTAGAAATGGGCATTTTAACGAAGTGATTGGACTGTTCAAGGAGATGTTAAAAGAAGGGATCATACCAGATGAGGTGGCGTATGTTACAGTCATCTCTGCTTGTGGTCACACTGGTCAAGTGCAACTTGGAATTGAGTATTTCAAATCAATGTCTCTGGACTTTAATTTGAATCCCGGCACAGAGCACTATGGTAGTGTAATTGATTTACTTTGTAGGGCTGGTGAGTTAGGTAAAGCCTGGAAGCTGATGAATGAGATGATCACTAAAGGGCATGAGAATCCCAGCATTTCCATGTGGGGGGCTTTGCTTAGTGCTTGTGAGGAACATGGGAATATTGAGATGGGTAAATTAGCTGCTCAAGAGGCACTTAACTTGGAGCCTCAGAATGTCGGGATCTATGTTATGTTGTCAAATTTATATGCTAGGTTTGGTATGTGGGATGAGATTAGCCAGCTGAGGGAAATAATGAAAGAAAGAGGGCTAAAGAAAGATGTAGGACGTAGTTGGATTGAAGTCACAAGTTAA